In Nonomuraea sp. NBC_00507, the following are encoded in one genomic region:
- a CDS encoding ABC transporter permease, giving the protein MSTMIAPAREAVRAADRVAAARRRVSMGETLAQTLTMAWRALKKMRRNPEQFFDVALQPLLFTAMFAFIFGGAIAGDVESYLPLMIPGIIAQTVLTTCMATGTQLREDMEKGVFDRFKSLPIARIAPLAGPMVADLLRYTIAATLTFAMGLLMGYRPGGGAGGVLAAILLAIFTGWSLAWVFTWVGTIARSAQAVQGISMMILFPLTFLSNAFVPVETLPGWLAAFVRVNPVSHLVTAARDLANSGVVSGEVAWTLLACLIVIAIFAPLSVRSYKRHM; this is encoded by the coding sequence ATGAGCACCATGATCGCACCCGCCCGCGAGGCGGTGCGGGCCGCAGACCGCGTAGCGGCCGCCCGGCGGCGCGTCTCCATGGGGGAGACGCTCGCCCAGACCCTGACGATGGCGTGGCGGGCGCTCAAGAAGATGCGCCGCAACCCGGAGCAGTTCTTCGACGTGGCGTTGCAGCCCCTCCTGTTCACCGCGATGTTCGCCTTCATCTTCGGCGGCGCCATCGCCGGCGACGTGGAGAGCTACCTCCCCCTGATGATCCCCGGCATCATCGCCCAGACCGTGCTGACCACCTGCATGGCCACGGGCACGCAACTCCGCGAGGACATGGAGAAGGGCGTCTTCGACCGGTTCAAGTCGTTGCCGATCGCCCGGATCGCGCCGCTCGCCGGCCCGATGGTGGCCGACCTGCTGCGCTACACGATCGCGGCCACGCTGACGTTCGCCATGGGCCTGCTGATGGGCTACCGCCCGGGCGGCGGAGCGGGCGGCGTGCTCGCCGCGATCCTGCTGGCGATCTTCACGGGCTGGTCGCTGGCGTGGGTCTTCACCTGGGTCGGCACGATCGCCCGCAGCGCCCAGGCCGTGCAGGGCATCTCCATGATGATCTTGTTTCCGCTGACGTTCCTGTCGAACGCGTTCGTTCCCGTCGAGACCCTGCCCGGCTGGCTGGCCGCGTTCGTCCGGGTCAACCCGGTCTCACACCTGGTCACGGCCGCCCGCGACCTCGCCAACAGCGGCGTCGTCAGCGGAGAGGTGGCCTGGACGCTCCTGGCGTGCCTGATCGTCATCGCGATCTTCGCGCCGCTGTCGGTACGCAGCTACAAGCGGCACATGTGA
- a CDS encoding ATP-binding cassette domain-containing protein, whose product MSITELKRTGGGPAHAGGADLAVRAEGLVKTFGEHRAVDGIDLDVRPGEIFGVLGPNGAGKTTTLRMLATLLKIDAGRAEIFGVDVAGNPHVIRQLVGVTGQYASVDENLTARENLWLFSRLQGIAAPRARRIAIELLGQFGLEEAADRPIAQFSGGMRRRLDLAASLITRPPLIFLDEPTTGLDPRTRGQMWDTIRGLVADGCTVLLTTQYLDEADQLADRVAVIDHGRKVAEGTPDELKTAVGNSTLQLLLADPGEVPAAVEVMRRVLGSDPVLSPEQGRLNVALDQADLAADVLIALRTAGVSISSVSVAKPSLDEVFLALTGHETDRDDETGTEENR is encoded by the coding sequence ATGAGCATCACAGAACTCAAACGTACCGGGGGCGGCCCGGCCCACGCAGGTGGCGCCGATCTGGCCGTACGTGCGGAAGGGCTGGTGAAGACGTTCGGCGAGCACCGTGCCGTCGACGGGATCGACCTGGACGTACGCCCCGGTGAGATCTTCGGCGTCCTCGGCCCCAACGGAGCGGGCAAGACCACCACGCTGCGGATGCTGGCCACCCTGTTGAAGATCGACGCGGGCCGTGCCGAGATCTTCGGGGTCGACGTGGCCGGCAACCCGCACGTGATCCGCCAACTGGTCGGCGTCACCGGACAGTACGCGTCGGTCGACGAGAACCTGACCGCCCGCGAGAACCTCTGGCTCTTCAGCCGCCTACAGGGCATCGCCGCGCCGCGCGCCCGGCGCATCGCCATCGAGCTGCTGGGCCAGTTCGGCCTGGAGGAGGCCGCCGACAGACCGATCGCGCAGTTCTCCGGCGGCATGCGCCGGCGCCTCGACCTGGCGGCCAGCCTGATCACCAGGCCGCCGCTCATCTTCCTCGATGAGCCGACGACCGGTCTCGATCCGCGCACCCGCGGTCAGATGTGGGACACCATCCGCGGTCTGGTCGCCGACGGCTGCACGGTGCTGCTGACCACGCAATACCTGGACGAGGCCGACCAGCTCGCCGACCGCGTCGCCGTCATCGACCACGGCCGCAAGGTCGCCGAAGGCACTCCCGACGAGTTGAAGACCGCCGTCGGCAACTCCACTCTCCAGCTGCTGCTCGCCGACCCGGGCGAGGTGCCCGCCGCCGTGGAGGTCATGCGGCGTGTCCTCGGCTCCGACCCGGTCCTCAGCCCGGAGCAGGGCCGCCTCAACGTCGCCCTCGACCAGGCGGACCTGGCGGCGGACGTACTGATCGCGCTGCGCACCGCAGGGGTGTCGATCTCCTCGGTCAGCGTGGCCAAGCCCAGCCTGGACGAGGTGTTCCTCGCCCTCACCGGCCACGAGACGGACAGGGACGACGAGACCGGCACGGAGGAGAACCGATGA